Proteins from a single region of Natronincola ferrireducens:
- a CDS encoding LacI family DNA-binding transcriptional regulator: protein MITIKDIAKEAGVSTATVSMVLNKKEGISIKTREKVFKIAQKLHYVPSASAQALKTKRSHTLGIIIGQLSNSYSTDIIAAAEEVARQFGYDIFICNAELSVDNTIQCLRALSRRDVDGILISVSMNPEQHYVDELHRLMDNGTQIVSLTRSLEGCGIPIVAFKDDDQVCQSITRLIALGHKKIAMLTAPKDSWMNYYRPSVFSRVTQEYGVYNEDYIIHSEIDMYKAKENTIDLLTRHPEITAIYGINDMMALGILQAADELGIKVPSELSIIGSDGIPYVNFTKPNLTTIMTPRYEIGKRGTKKIIDMIEGRDKDYEEFVVIPCTCLEGGSVTHPKLDK, encoded by the coding sequence ATGATTACTATTAAAGACATTGCTAAAGAAGCAGGGGTTTCTACTGCAACTGTTTCTATGGTTTTAAATAAAAAAGAGGGCATTTCTATTAAAACAAGAGAAAAGGTTTTTAAGATTGCACAGAAATTACATTATGTACCCAGTGCATCGGCCCAAGCGTTAAAAACCAAAAGGAGTCATACTCTTGGCATTATAATCGGACAACTGAGTAATTCTTACTCTACTGATATTATTGCAGCAGCAGAGGAGGTTGCCCGGCAATTTGGATATGACATTTTTATATGTAACGCAGAATTAAGTGTTGACAATACGATCCAATGCTTAAGAGCACTAAGTAGGCGAGATGTAGACGGTATTCTAATTTCTGTTTCCATGAATCCTGAACAGCATTATGTTGATGAGCTTCACAGATTAATGGACAATGGAACACAAATTGTTTCCTTAACCCGAAGTTTAGAGGGATGTGGAATTCCGATTGTGGCTTTTAAGGATGATGACCAGGTTTGTCAATCTATTACTAGATTAATTGCTTTAGGCCACAAGAAGATTGCAATGCTTACAGCTCCCAAGGATTCATGGATGAACTATTATCGTCCTAGTGTTTTTAGTAGGGTTACACAGGAGTATGGCGTATATAATGAGGATTATATAATACATTCAGAAATTGATATGTATAAGGCTAAAGAAAATACAATAGACCTTTTAACTAGACACCCTGAAATTACAGCTATATATGGAATTAATGATATGATGGCTTTAGGTATTCTTCAAGCAGCAGATGAACTTGGAATCAAGGTACCATCGGAACTATCCATCATAGGTTCCGATGGTATACCCTATGTGAATTTTACTAAACCTAATCTTACTACTATTATGACCCCCAGGTATGAAATAGGCAAAAGGGGCACAAAAAAAATAATTGATATGATTGAAGGTAGAGATAAGGACTATGAGGAGTTTGTAGTGATTCCTTGTACATGTTTGGAGGGGGGATCAGTTACCCATCCTAAACTTGATAAATAA
- a CDS encoding ABC transporter permease encodes MFRFFMYMFFSTLRMGTPIALTALGGVMSERSGVVNIGLEGIMLASAFGAVLGVHLTGNPWLGVLVAILIGILISAVHSIISVTWGGNQSVSSMALILLATGFSGVSLQAIFGQQGSSPQVANLSKTMFLEGIPVVGNFLSSFSPFVYIAFIALFVVNYLFKNTPLGLRITTVGENPKAAETAGISVQKIRYLCIILSGVLGGLGGAFLSIGHMNLFQEGMVAGRGYLALGAVIMGKWSPIGAFAAAMSFGLFEALQLYIQTIPNNPIPSEFIQMIPYAASLLVIATASGKGSTTGVASSGKPYTKYVQQR; translated from the coding sequence ATGTTTAGATTTTTTATGTATATGTTTTTCTCCACATTGAGAATGGGCACACCCATTGCTCTTACAGCCCTTGGTGGTGTAATGTCTGAGCGATCAGGTGTTGTTAATATTGGTTTGGAAGGGATTATGCTTGCCAGTGCCTTCGGTGCGGTACTTGGTGTTCATTTGACAGGAAATCCATGGTTAGGAGTACTTGTAGCCATCCTGATCGGTATTTTGATTTCTGCGGTTCATTCAATAATTTCTGTAACATGGGGTGGAAATCAGTCAGTAAGTTCTATGGCGTTAATATTATTGGCAACAGGTTTTTCTGGTGTTAGCCTGCAAGCTATTTTTGGACAGCAGGGCAGTTCGCCTCAAGTAGCAAATCTTTCTAAAACCATGTTTTTGGAAGGCATTCCTGTAGTTGGAAATTTCCTTTCTTCCTTTTCTCCCTTCGTTTATATAGCATTTATTGCATTGTTTGTTGTTAACTATCTTTTTAAAAACACTCCTTTGGGTCTTAGAATTACTACCGTGGGTGAAAATCCAAAGGCGGCTGAAACAGCTGGCATTTCAGTACAAAAGATAAGGTATTTATGTATTATTCTTTCAGGAGTACTAGGTGGTTTAGGAGGTGCCTTCTTATCCATTGGACATATGAACCTGTTTCAGGAGGGGATGGTTGCAGGTAGGGGATACCTTGCCCTTGGAGCCGTAATAATGGGTAAATGGTCACCGATAGGAGCATTTGCCGCTGCAATGTCTTTTGGTCTTTTTGAAGCCCTCCAACTATATATTCAAACTATTCCAAATAACCCGATACCCAGTGAGTTTATTCAGATGATACCTTATGCTGCTAGTCTTTTAGTGATTGCCACCGCATCGGGCAAGGGCTCTACAACTGGTGTTGCTTCCAGTGGTAAACCATATACAAAATATGTTCAACAAAGATAG
- a CDS encoding YczE/YyaS/YitT family protein yields MGKVLANHWKKEKLESFIKRCILYVVGLFVLALGVIFSVKSNLGVTPVTSIPYVLSVIANRDLGLVTTTIFTFYVFLQILILRGQFQLKQLLQIVCASIFGIFVTLANRIFIFNAPATYGGQVLFLLISIVLVAIGLLLYLAADIIPQPAEGLVLTIAQKKKIEFSKAKILFDITCVSLSILLILLTMGELQGIREGTLISAIGIGKVLGILSKRFKKYLIGFCTEKEADFTKVELE; encoded by the coding sequence ATGGGAAAAGTTTTAGCAAATCATTGGAAAAAAGAAAAGCTAGAGAGCTTTATAAAAAGATGTATTTTATATGTGGTGGGATTATTTGTTTTAGCCCTAGGGGTAATATTTTCTGTAAAATCCAATCTAGGGGTAACACCAGTAACCTCTATACCCTATGTATTAAGTGTGATAGCCAATCGTGATCTAGGCTTGGTTACAACAACGATTTTTACCTTTTATGTGTTTTTACAAATCCTTATTTTAAGAGGACAGTTTCAATTAAAGCAATTGCTGCAAATTGTATGTGCCAGTATTTTTGGTATATTTGTGACATTGGCCAACAGAATATTTATATTTAATGCTCCAGCTACTTATGGGGGTCAGGTGCTCTTTCTATTAATAAGCATTGTATTGGTGGCAATTGGGCTACTGTTATATCTGGCAGCAGATATTATACCTCAACCTGCAGAAGGCTTGGTTTTAACTATAGCTCAAAAAAAGAAGATAGAATTCTCCAAGGCAAAAATTCTATTTGATATTACCTGTGTTTCTTTATCTATCTTATTGATTCTATTGACTATGGGAGAATTACAGGGGATACGAGAGGGAACTCTTATCTCTGCTATTGGTATAGGAAAGGTACTAGGAATTTTAAGCAAAAGATTTAAAAAGTATTTGATTGGCTTTTGTACAGAAAAAGAAGCTGATTTTACAAAAGTTGAATTAGAATAA
- a CDS encoding ABC transporter ATP-binding protein, translating to MGFIIQLKDITKRFPGIIANDHISINIEDGEVHALAGENGAGKSTLMNILYGLHQPDEGEIIINGEVTKLTSSKDSIEKKIGMVHQHFMLVPKLTVAENIIVGQEIGTKWKINRKAAEKQIADLSEQYGLKIDPRKKVGDLSVTEQQRVEILKVLYRKAQILIFDEPTAVLTPQEIDEFCDIILNLKKSGKTVIFISHKLTEVMKVADHITVIRTGKVVGTVEKSKTNPEELTRMMVGRDVDLGRRARTQMQDTHNILELKNVNYTVNKTVKKLNNINLELKTGEILGIAGVDGNGQEELVQVICGQILPDSGSILLRNQDITQSKIRTRKDAGIGLIPEDRHRDGLVLNYSIAENMVLGLHYHDEFAKSGIWMNFKAITENAKKLREDFDIRCAGIDVQAGTLSGGNQQKIIIAREAYRNPDVFVAVQPTRGLDIGAIEFVQKTLLKQRNKGKGVILFSLELDEILALSDRIAVMYKGEIIDIVDAEKVTRNELGMMMLGSRKKIERGEGNVAKAE from the coding sequence ATGGGATTTATCATCCAACTTAAAGATATTACAAAACGTTTTCCAGGGATAATAGCAAATGATCACATCTCTATTAATATTGAAGATGGTGAAGTCCATGCACTAGCAGGAGAAAATGGTGCCGGTAAATCTACTCTGATGAACATTCTCTATGGCTTACATCAGCCAGATGAGGGTGAGATAATAATCAATGGTGAAGTTACTAAATTAACTAGTTCAAAAGATTCTATTGAAAAAAAAATCGGGATGGTACATCAACATTTTATGTTAGTTCCAAAACTCACAGTTGCAGAAAATATTATTGTTGGGCAGGAAATCGGAACAAAATGGAAAATAAATAGAAAAGCAGCTGAAAAACAAATTGCAGATTTATCAGAGCAATATGGATTAAAAATAGATCCTAGAAAAAAAGTAGGAGATCTGTCAGTTACAGAACAACAGAGAGTTGAAATTTTAAAGGTGCTTTATCGTAAGGCTCAAATTCTAATCTTTGATGAACCTACAGCAGTGTTAACACCTCAAGAAATTGATGAATTTTGTGATATTATTTTAAATTTAAAAAAATCAGGTAAAACCGTTATTTTCATAAGTCATAAGCTTACTGAAGTTATGAAAGTGGCTGATCATATAACCGTAATAAGAACAGGTAAGGTAGTAGGAACCGTAGAAAAATCTAAAACAAATCCTGAAGAATTGACTCGTATGATGGTAGGACGGGATGTAGATTTAGGAAGAAGAGCCCGTACACAAATGCAAGATACTCATAACATTCTGGAATTGAAAAACGTTAATTATACGGTTAACAAAACAGTTAAAAAACTCAACAATATTAATTTAGAATTAAAAACAGGTGAAATACTGGGGATCGCAGGGGTTGATGGTAATGGACAAGAGGAATTAGTTCAAGTTATCTGTGGTCAGATATTACCAGACAGTGGATCTATTCTTTTGAGAAACCAGGATATTACCCAATCTAAAATTAGAACCCGTAAGGATGCAGGTATTGGACTGATTCCAGAAGACCGCCATAGGGATGGGTTAGTTCTCAACTATTCCATTGCAGAAAATATGGTTTTAGGTCTACACTACCATGATGAATTTGCTAAAAGTGGTATATGGATGAACTTTAAAGCCATCACCGAAAATGCCAAAAAACTTCGTGAGGACTTTGATATTCGGTGTGCAGGTATTGATGTACAGGCAGGAACTCTTTCAGGGGGTAATCAACAAAAAATTATCATTGCCCGAGAAGCCTACCGTAATCCAGATGTTTTTGTGGCTGTACAGCCTACTCGTGGACTAGACATTGGAGCCATTGAATTTGTTCAAAAGACCCTTTTAAAACAGCGGAACAAGGGAAAAGGTGTTATTTTGTTTTCTCTTGAATTAGATGAAATTTTAGCCCTCAGCGACCGTATAGCAGTTATGTATAAGGGAGAAATTATCGATATTGTAGATGCTGAAAAAGTTACTCGTAATGAATTAGGGATGATGATGTTAGGTTCTCGCAAGAAAATTGAAAGAGGTGAAGGAAATGTGGCAAAAGCAGAATAA
- a CDS encoding carboxymuconolactone decarboxylase family protein, protein MDIIEKNLHYFIDKHKEIYEAYENYGHKLHEKGGPLDAKTRWLIKVAISAACQYEFALRTHIRKAYRCGCTLEEIEHAIMLVAPSGGFPKMMEALLVLRDENWPPNPLPFKNEG, encoded by the coding sequence ATGGATATTATTGAAAAAAATTTACACTATTTTATTGATAAGCATAAGGAAATCTATGAAGCATACGAGAACTACGGACATAAGCTGCATGAAAAGGGAGGCCCTTTAGATGCAAAGACACGATGGTTGATTAAAGTGGCTATCTCTGCTGCATGCCAGTATGAATTTGCCCTTAGAACCCACATACGAAAGGCCTATCGTTGTGGATGTACCCTAGAAGAAATAGAACATGCTATTATGCTAGTTGCTCCCAGTGGGGGTTTCCCCAAAATGATGGAGGCTTTGTTAGTACTTAGAGATGAAAATTGGCCCCCAAATCCCCTGCCCTTTAAAAATGAAGGGTAA
- a CDS encoding BMP family lipoprotein, producing the protein MKKFNKLVVFILLMSMIVGVLVGCGSKDTTPSNDNNKVKVGLIALGFGTQSFNDDVLAGLKSAETELNIEAMPLEVPTVSDVANSLRTLIGQGAELLIVTTSEFKDGMLEVAEEYPDIKFLYLSEALEGYDNIMSILYKEHEASFLAGALAGLMTETNKVGAVLALGESIQYRYQYGYMAGVKSVNPDAEVMTAFTNSYTDVGRGNEAANTMYNRGADFVGTYSGAGNLGVFQAAADAGEGKYAFGAANGQFDRMPDKILASVVKPIDKAIYRIVADYLEGEFDTSSPKQLGLLEEGVTLLYTPNEELLKIIPEDVKDIMDDIFEKVKSGEIVVPGTEEEFKDFNYSYSK; encoded by the coding sequence GTGAAAAAATTCAACAAATTAGTAGTGTTTATCCTTTTAATGTCAATGATTGTCGGAGTATTAGTAGGATGTGGCAGTAAAGATACAACTCCATCAAATGACAACAACAAAGTTAAAGTAGGACTTATTGCTCTTGGGTTTGGTACTCAGAGTTTCAATGATGATGTACTGGCAGGTCTTAAATCAGCAGAAACTGAGCTAAATATTGAAGCTATGCCTCTTGAGGTGCCTACAGTTTCAGACGTAGCAAATAGCCTTCGTACTTTAATTGGACAAGGTGCTGAACTTTTAATTGTAACTACATCTGAGTTTAAAGATGGTATGTTAGAAGTTGCAGAAGAGTATCCAGATATTAAGTTTTTATATCTTTCAGAGGCACTTGAGGGTTATGATAATATTATGTCTATCTTATACAAAGAACATGAAGCTTCTTTTTTAGCAGGTGCATTGGCGGGATTGATGACAGAGACTAACAAAGTTGGTGCAGTTTTGGCATTGGGAGAATCTATTCAGTACAGATACCAATACGGTTACATGGCTGGTGTGAAATCAGTAAACCCTGATGCTGAAGTGATGACAGCCTTCACAAATAGTTATACTGACGTTGGAAGAGGTAATGAGGCAGCTAATACTATGTATAATAGAGGTGCAGATTTTGTAGGAACCTATTCAGGTGCTGGGAATTTAGGTGTTTTCCAAGCAGCAGCAGATGCTGGGGAAGGTAAATATGCCTTTGGTGCTGCAAATGGTCAATTCGACAGAATGCCTGACAAAATTCTTGCATCTGTTGTAAAGCCTATTGATAAAGCAATTTACCGTATTGTTGCAGACTATCTTGAGGGGGAATTCGACACATCCTCTCCAAAGCAACTTGGTTTACTGGAAGAAGGGGTTACACTGCTTTACACTCCAAATGAAGAGTTATTAAAAATTATTCCAGAAGATGTAAAGGATATAATGGATGATATTTTTGAAAAGGTTAAGTCTGGTGAAATTGTTGTTCCAGGTACTGAGGAAGAATTCAAAGACTTTAACTATTCATACAGCAAATAA
- a CDS encoding ABC transporter permease — protein MWQKQNKKLQEIKLNFFISLISLIMAIVVGAIVIAALGSNPLEAYGALLKGAFGTPMAATITLTKSVPLILTGLAIALAFKCTVFNIGVEGQLLTGAMAAAIVGAYVQLPTLLHIPLTLISAMVAGMVWAFFPAFLRQKRNVHVVISTIMFNYIGQYLVQYLILGPFKGEGAALATKRIYSTAVLPKLLPAPYVVNFGIIIAIISILVVYTLLNKTSMGYEMRAVGLNSNAAYTNGINVEKNMFLALLLSGALAGLAGGIEVTGSLGRIVNGFSPGYGFKGIPVALMARNNPFIIFFTALLLGTMDSGSLMMQSSVGVSRNMVDIIQGLIVVFLCSEYVIRYYIKKRHNQGGKEYV, from the coding sequence ATGTGGCAAAAGCAGAATAAGAAACTACAGGAAATAAAACTAAACTTTTTTATTTCACTGATTTCATTGATTATGGCAATTGTTGTGGGTGCTATAGTTATTGCAGCTTTGGGAAGCAATCCCTTGGAAGCATATGGAGCATTATTAAAAGGCGCATTTGGCACACCAATGGCCGCAACCATTACCTTAACCAAATCTGTACCATTGATTTTAACAGGGCTTGCCATTGCACTGGCATTTAAATGTACAGTATTTAACATTGGTGTTGAGGGACAACTTTTAACCGGAGCTATGGCGGCAGCTATTGTAGGTGCCTATGTACAGCTTCCTACTCTTTTGCATATTCCTCTTACGTTAATTTCTGCAATGGTAGCAGGTATGGTGTGGGCATTTTTCCCAGCTTTTTTAAGACAAAAGAGAAATGTACATGTTGTAATAAGTACAATTATGTTTAACTATATAGGACAATATTTAGTGCAGTATCTCATACTTGGACCCTTTAAAGGAGAAGGGGCAGCACTTGCAACAAAAAGAATTTATAGTACGGCAGTGCTTCCTAAGCTGCTTCCAGCCCCATATGTTGTCAATTTTGGAATTATTATAGCCATTATATCTATTCTTGTCGTCTATACTCTTCTCAATAAAACCTCTATGGGTTATGAAATGAGGGCTGTAGGGCTGAACAGTAATGCAGCCTACACCAATGGTATCAATGTTGAAAAAAATATGTTTCTAGCATTATTGCTCAGTGGTGCATTAGCAGGTCTTGCTGGTGGAATTGAAGTTACGGGTTCTCTGGGAAGAATAGTAAATGGTTTTTCTCCAGGGTATGGTTTTAAAGGAATTCCAGTGGCTTTGATGGCAAGGAATAATCCTTTTATCATCTTCTTCACCGCTTTATTATTAGGAACAATGGATAGTGGTTCCTTAATGATGCAGTCTAGTGTAGGTGTATCTAGAAATATGGTGGATATTATTCAAGGACTTATCGTTGTATTCCTTTGTAGTGAGTATGTTATCAGATATTATATTAAGAAAAGACACAACCAAGGAGGCAAAGAGTATGTTTAG
- a CDS encoding CD3073 family putative ECF transporter S component, translated as MKSSPFRSTNAMIMASLGIVINIVFGTIVQTLQIPLLFLDTIGTIFVAVVLGPFAGALTGGLTNIIQGMITNPKNIPFAIVNIGIGLIVGFIAKRFKFNLKVAAITGLILSIVAPLIGTPIAVFVYGGVTGGGTDLIFAWLLASGQRIFTAAFIPRITGNFVDKIASCILVSLLIQKLPQNFIKEKFAKNA; from the coding sequence TTGAAAAGTTCACCATTTCGATCTACAAATGCTATGATTATGGCTTCACTAGGAATTGTAATCAACATTGTCTTTGGGACTATTGTACAAACATTACAAATTCCATTATTGTTCTTAGATACCATAGGAACCATTTTTGTAGCAGTAGTGCTGGGACCCTTTGCTGGAGCATTAACAGGAGGATTAACCAATATCATTCAAGGAATGATTACAAATCCTAAAAATATTCCATTTGCTATTGTAAATATTGGAATTGGATTGATTGTAGGATTCATTGCTAAAAGATTTAAATTTAATTTGAAGGTGGCTGCAATTACTGGACTTATATTATCTATAGTAGCCCCTTTGATAGGAACACCAATAGCTGTATTTGTATATGGCGGTGTAACAGGAGGAGGAACTGATCTTATTTTTGCTTGGCTACTAGCTAGTGGACAAAGGATTTTTACTGCAGCTTTTATACCAAGGATTACAGGAAACTTTGTAGATAAAATTGCTAGTTGTATATTAGTTTCTTTATTAATACAAAAACTTCCACAAAATTTTATTAAAGAGAAGTTTGCTAAAAATGCATAG
- a CDS encoding CD3072 family TudS-related putative desulfidase: MHRKKQIIYVAHCILNQNAVIRDWERAQGAFNNIVRVLLEENISIIQLACPEFSFLGENRPPKTKDEYDIPAYRNLCSELAKQVVNQMKEYIANDYEILGLIGIETSPSCDTLGKKGIFMEQLLELLETEDIQLRLFDVPEEYVEGQNKEAIDAFRNYIAKTLVVLK; encoded by the coding sequence ATGCATAGAAAAAAACAAATCATATATGTGGCTCATTGTATATTAAATCAAAATGCTGTTATAAGAGATTGGGAGAGAGCACAAGGAGCTTTTAATAATATTGTAAGGGTGTTATTAGAAGAAAACATCTCGATTATTCAGCTAGCTTGTCCTGAATTTAGTTTTTTAGGAGAAAATCGACCTCCTAAAACAAAGGATGAATATGATATTCCTGCCTATAGAAATCTTTGTAGTGAATTGGCAAAACAGGTTGTTAACCAAATGAAGGAATACATAGCTAACGACTATGAAATTCTTGGTTTAATAGGAATAGAAACAAGCCCCTCCTGTGATACATTAGGGAAAAAAGGAATTTTTATGGAGCAATTACTAGAATTACTGGAAACAGAGGACATTCAGTTAAGGTTGTTTGATGTCCCTGAAGAATATGTTGAGGGACAAAACAAAGAAGCTATAGATGCCTTCAGAAATTATATAGCAAAAACTTTAGTAGTGCTAAAATAG
- a CDS encoding L,D-transpeptidase: MYQRFIIAIFILCICIVVIGSGTVLYREEVLRNIGTASDKYVSEYFAEYVKWEYDMINDNPNYDDLKILIDVAEKRLYLLNGNELIKTYPIASGKASTPSPLGSWKIVNKARWGGGFGTRWMGLNVPWSTYQEEYPKG, translated from the coding sequence ATGTATCAGCGATTTATAATAGCTATTTTTATATTGTGCATATGTATTGTTGTGATCGGAAGTGGGACTGTATTATATAGAGAAGAGGTTTTAAGGAATATAGGGACAGCATCAGATAAATATGTCAGTGAATATTTTGCAGAATATGTAAAATGGGAATATGATATGATTAACGACAATCCAAATTATGATGATTTAAAGATATTAATAGATGTTGCAGAAAAGAGGTTATATTTACTAAATGGGAATGAGCTAATAAAAACATACCCTATAGCCAGTGGCAAAGCTAGTACGCCTTCGCCATTAGGATCATGGAAGATTGTCAATAAAGCTAGATGGGGTGGTGGATTTGGTACTAGATGGATGGGTCTGAATGTACCCTGGTCTACCTACCAAGAAGAATACCCTAAGGGCTAG
- a CDS encoding L-lactate MFS transporter, with the protein MKHIKNKAKQVVLASIGINFSTGMMYTWSLISKELTEQFNWTSKEASLPYTINTVCFVLAMVVFGKIQDSKGPRFTGTLGTILIGLGFLLSGFTKSATIMLFTIGLLAGAGTGMIVISTTPPALKWYSPQIKGKITGILAASVGMSSIFYSILGDFMLKTFGIPKTFIYIGIGVLVGTLILAQLLVNPPEGFIPQGAVHIKESFDKLTDYTWKEMLNSVDFYKLWLMLGFSSSAGLMIISHISNIARLQVNWGGGFLLVMFLGIFNTLGRIIGGSLSDKIGRTNLMKIIFVLQGINMALFASYRSIPLIALGVGICGLCYGAGFAVLPAALADKYGNKNFGINYGLMFTGWGLGGIIGPMMGAAIFDATNSYILAYKVALILLIITSIVAFTFKDEQENWIKSNL; encoded by the coding sequence ATGAAACACATAAAGAATAAAGCAAAACAAGTAGTACTGGCATCTATAGGAATAAATTTTTCAACAGGAATGATGTACACTTGGAGTTTAATAAGCAAAGAACTTACGGAACAGTTTAACTGGACAAGTAAAGAAGCATCATTACCCTATACGATTAACACCGTTTGCTTTGTGCTGGCAATGGTGGTATTTGGAAAAATTCAGGATAGTAAAGGACCAAGATTTACTGGGACTTTAGGGACTATACTAATAGGATTAGGATTTTTATTATCTGGATTTACTAAAAGCGCAACCATCATGCTTTTTACAATAGGATTACTAGCAGGAGCTGGCACAGGGATGATTGTAATATCAACAACACCTCCTGCGTTGAAATGGTATTCTCCTCAAATCAAAGGGAAGATTACAGGGATTTTAGCAGCTAGTGTGGGTATGTCATCTATATTTTATTCGATTTTAGGGGATTTTATGCTAAAGACATTTGGAATACCTAAGACGTTTATTTATATAGGAATAGGAGTTTTAGTGGGCACTTTAATATTAGCTCAATTGTTAGTGAACCCACCAGAAGGATTTATCCCCCAAGGAGCAGTCCATATAAAGGAATCATTTGATAAGTTGACTGACTATACCTGGAAAGAGATGTTAAATTCAGTAGATTTTTATAAGCTTTGGTTAATGTTAGGTTTTTCCTCTTCTGCGGGACTAATGATAATAAGTCATATATCCAATATTGCAAGATTACAAGTCAACTGGGGAGGTGGATTTCTTTTAGTAATGTTTTTGGGAATTTTTAATACATTAGGAAGAATAATTGGGGGGAGTTTATCCGATAAAATAGGTAGAACAAATCTAATGAAAATAATTTTTGTCCTTCAAGGTATAAACATGGCTCTATTTGCAAGTTATAGGAGTATACCTTTGATAGCTTTAGGTGTAGGAATTTGTGGACTATGCTATGGTGCAGGATTTGCAGTGTTGCCAGCAGCATTAGCAGACAAATATGGGAACAAAAACTTTGGAATAAACTATGGACTAATGTTTACAGGATGGGGATTAGGAGGAATAATAGGTCCAATGATGGGGGCTGCAATATTTGATGCAACCAATAGCTACATTCTAGCATATAAAGTTGCTCTAATATTGCTAATAATAACATCGATAGTAGCTTTTACATTTAAAGACGAACAAGAAAACTGGATTAAATCAAATCTATGA